The sequence TACCATTTTCACTGTAGTAAGTTACTCAGCTGGGTTGTAAACTCCTTGCCAACTGAGCGAAACGCATCTTGAAAACAGCTTTTCAAAAGACCTATATCATTAGTCAATAACATCATTACCTCAAAAATAGTTGGAACTTTGCATGGACTGTATGACGAATATGCTCATCAAGTTTCATGAGTGCCTCATAGTACAGTTAAATTAATTGAGATTTGTAAAAATTCCATAAAGAAGTCATTGGTTCCGCTCATAGTGCAAACAAGGAAACGTAAGTGAAAATAATTCGCTAACATAATTGATGCTGCTACGAAACATTTTGACAAGCCATTACAGACAACTATGGAAATGGACATTCACATTTTTGGTCCAAATCTGGATAGGAATCAAATGTAATATAGATGCTAGAAAGATTCAAAGTTGTAACGTCGGGTAAGACTGGAACTGACACAATTGTTATGCATCGTTGTAGATGCATAAAGCTTCCTACTAACGAAATACACCAAAGCAAAATTATCACGTTATGTGCCTACAATATTTATAGTGTGATGTGTATAAAAACTAAGGATGTAAGTGCAAGGAAATACATATATCATGTGGTTGGTGGGATAGAGAGATTACCGGTAAGTATTCAACTAACCTGCCTCATCATGACAACTCTTAGTTTCTTATACTTCCGTTCATTTCCCACTCTCTTTCCAATAAAATTACTCACCTTAAAACCTgtttattccttgtaaatccaaccattATACTTATTACAGAAACGTGGTGTAAATCATCCATGTCCGATTACTACTTGCATGTAGATAGCTACGTTTTCTTTCGGACCGATAGGTGTCATGGATTAGGAGCCGGTGCAGTCATCTATGTCCGTTCGAACATATAAGcgtgcaaatttgaggataaatctCTTGATGCCATAAACGACTCCGCTTGGGTTACCGTAAACTGTGGATCGTAAACTTATCTACTGATGGGGTGCATATACAGACCACCTCATGTGGATACTGACTTCGATcgattactaacaaacatacTTTCCATTGCTTCGCATCAACCGCATACATTTAGAATCATTGGAGGTGATTTCAATCTGCCAAACATTACATGGGGTCCGACTTCTGTACCAGGTTGATGTAACAAGTTAGTTGGAACCTTAAAATTTTGTGGGTGGGTCCAACAAGTCCAAAAACCGACTAAGAGGAAtaacatatttcatttattatttacaatcgaCATAGACTATCTCAGTGCACACCAGTCATCAGATTTTATGAGTTGTATTTAGTATTACTCATTCTTTACATACTATACTTTTGAACTCTAAAGCTGAAATAATGTACCAGAGCAGACAGTTTGATCAACAAACCTCGAAACGGACTGGAAATTTCATTCGATGTTTACCATCGAAAATTTATTTTACCACAGATAATATTGACACTGAGCTTTTCAATTTATAGCACAATCCAATATATTgccttgactgcactgctccagttattggccgtgtggcttataaCACCAAAAGAGACCAAAATGTCTTTAAAACTTTTTAAGAAAACTGAGAAAACTGAAACATCGCTACAGTGACGTGTATACACTTCAGAGTATACATAGCGTAATTGACAGAAATGATTCATCTAAACgcaagtattttatgaatatagtaAACGAAGCCCTATGTAAAAAATAGCCCAGACCTATCAACACTTCGGCTTTTTAAATCCCATATGAGGTCGAATTCTTTTGGCACGACTAAATccttcatagttaacggaagcatcGTTGAAAATCCTGATACTATTTGTGAACAATTCAGCCAGCATTTCTAGCAATGCTACAAAACTGAAACTAAAACCTCtatcaataaatttttaatgTTGACATCCAGACACCTGTTCAAAATTAATTCAACCTATCTGTGGAATATCGAActtatccatctgtatggaaaacatctctTATCACCCGTAGCTTCAAAACGGGGTCACGTAGTGATATTGCTAACTACAAGCCCATTAATCTGATATCCGTGCtatcaagaaccatggaaatacatctgtagtggcattggaccataactacacaatcctcaaagcagAATACGAGAGTACTCGGGAAATAgacattcaatatttaacgcgaaggaatacctaacgatggagaaggcgctaataaggaattgaatggactggagttgatcggatgtcatggctcgaccatgcaggcgtggtccatctgaatgttaccttatgtcttctattcatattaaatatattgttccttctctaacctaaccttgttctacatcatgtattggtaattgataccatacagtgagttggtgtagtcgatggtgtgacttccacgtaagatcttatagattagtcagttatatcatgacaaatctacaattttgggattaggtctattattagagcagtactaatatcatagtagaccatagttctacacatccacaaacagctattatcatttttattttcggctagtctgattgGCCCATCCTTACatgggtttatgactaaacgttCATGCGTCGCATCGCACCTGGAATTTTCTGGTAAAATCacccagagaagagatgttggtcagtcagtggcAATTCTGTGtttcgattttagtaaggctttcgacagaGACTCACACAAACTCTCTCttctaaaactctcttcatttggcatacagaatcctcttttatcttggctcaaatcttttctAGAAAaagtagccaaatcgttcgatCTGGATCCTGCTACTCTCAACCTGTCAATGTagccagtggggttatacaaagaagtgtggttggtccattactctttctcctttttatcaatgacgtgtgtttcctctttcagtatggtaaaccTTTCCTTTTTGCCGATGACCTAAAAttggtttattcattctcttctcccaacAAAGAAAGCCATATTTCAACGGTAATCCAAGGCGAGATAAACAAGttatacgaatggactgtttcgtttAATTCTCCACTTAATgctgacaaaagtggatttattcacattgatcAGTTCCTTTACCTAAATCTGGctatacacaaacatacactgaAACCTCTTATCACCGTTCGTGACTTTGGTTTGAGATATAGCGACAGTTTGAACTTTTCCGAGCACGCTGCATCTCAAGTATCCagagctagaaagctcatcgtatttataatgataaacttcaataatatcgaatcgtgATCAGtgttatacagaaaatgtatcttactaattattgaatatgatattttagtttacagtaattgcaggcataatgacctgattaaatttgaaggtgttcaaagaaagttcatcAAAGCTGTTTTGGGATATTCTGACAACAAggactatcaccaaagatgtcaacaactcaaattAGAACCTCTCTGGGTCCGGAGTATCAAACTAaaccttgtctttatctaccggcttattaacgatATTTCCTACTCTCTGGTATCCATCTCTTCATACTCTGTGGTATCATCcaacaatctacgcaataaggaaaATATTCCAGCGATTCCAAGAACATACACAaacttacaataataatatatttctgaaaGGGCAGatttacaaattacaacatttgtttgCTCACAGTATGCTTCCTAAGTAGGGTCGTTAAATAGAAATAGCCTATAAAAGCGAATAACAGTACACACGCGCAGATGTCTTGGGGCGTTAATGATTAGGTTTATGCTTTAGTATTACACTGATTTTagtcttcaaaatatttttttcacagTGGCATCGCGTTCACGTTACACATCATAGCCAATCTCGGAATAATTTTGTTAGAATTCGGGTCGTCTAAATATTTATGCAATATAACTTTTTAAGTTTATaattgttataaagtagacttgtaGAGCGCTTGGGGTGAACTATGGACTTGAGAAAACGCGTACATCAAGTTTGTTTCAGATGTCAGATGTTCCATAACTGTACCCTCAGAGCaagattttgaaaaaaagaatcagaggagcagcaaggcacttggatatgaacgcttAACAGtgcttaacattttgtagtgaaacagacagaggtatgataaattattagattaaaCGGTACACACTTGTTTGGCAATTCACTAGTGAACTTCCATTCTAAGTCACAAAATACACTACCAAAGTCTGATTGTAGGACAGAACTCCACCCTGGCGTGGCTGAGAAGAACTCTATCTCATTGAATGTTATTGTGAGTAGTTCACTAGAGCCAAATGGTTCTGATCCCAAAATTAGACACGCTCATGATTTGGAAAAGCTTGGAAAATATATCCTTAGCATCTCACCAGCTAACTCTAAAAACGTTCAGGTCAAAAAGCTGGTTAGAATAGGTAATAGGACTGACGATAGTGTTGAACCTCGACTATATAGACTCCTTAAGGCAATCTTAGCGTCGGAGAAGCAACGTGATCTACTGTTAAGTAGCGGTCGTAGCCACCACAATTCCGACATCCGAGTAAGACCTGATATGTCTCTCGGAGACAGAACAAAAGGAAGACGGTACTAGCTGAGCTAGAAACCCGTCGACAAAACGGTGAGGAAAACCGCCGGttagtgggttttcggataatcaggtcttggaagcgaatggTACGAAGACCTGTGTGGATAGGCCGTTCTCACTAGGAAttttatatgccaacgctcgtagtctaAGAAATAAATTAGTAGACAACTTAGGGTCACTCATTGTAGctgtgacagaaacttggttagtccacgACTTCGACATTAGTCCAGAATTATCTGGATACTACTACACAAGGAGTGATAGAAGTAGATGTAGGAAAGAAAGTGGCGTCCTTTTATACAtagccaataatataaatatccattcCTCTGCTTGCAAATCCCATGATAGTGaaacttgtgaagtcattagctgtgAGCTGGCTAtcggatgtagtacatttatacTCGGTGTCATCTATTAAAGCCCAATTAGCTTAACTGACAACTATATTTTAGAACACATTCAGCTATGGAGTGCAAACAACAGATGCTTGATATTAagagactttaatgcacctgatattagttggactgagatgGCCTCGGTAGGATCTgtaaactcctttgatagtaggttcctgataataacaataataatggaaCATGCATTAGTACGGCATGTATCCAAACCCTCATGCTTGGGTGCAAGCCAAGGTTCTTCTTTGTTGGACTTGGTAATCACTCGTGAGACTGAAGTTATTGCCAACCTAAGTATTCTTTCGCCGTTAGTGAATAGCCATCATGCTGTTTTGTCGTTCACGTTTGCAGCTAGTGACATGATATACGATCAGGTTAAACCTCGTCCAAATGTATGGAGAGCTAACATATCAGCAATAGAGGAGTGCGCTGCTAAGACGGATTAATCAGTAGATACTAGTTCATCAGTTGAAGGAGCATGGTCTACATTTAAAGGCAAGTCTAGTTCAGTAACGTCCTTGTTTGGACCATGTCTGGTACCATGTACCCAAGATAATTCTTAGACGTAGGAAAAGCATTAAAATATGTTCATCTCCACTGACTTAAAACGGTACAGAATGcttgtaaagcgttaataagtaagactaGACAGTAGTATGGAGAAAATTGGTTAGGGATTGTGAAaatagtccgaaacggttattctcgcaTTTGAAAAGGAGAACTCAGAGAAGTGACGAAATTTCAGTGATCCTGATGGTATTCACTTTAGGATTATGTAAACCCTATCGGATCTAATTGATGAAGCTATAGCCATACTGTTTGATATGTCTCTGGGGCAGTTCAAACTGTCAGGAGACTGGAAAGACTCAATAATTAGTCCTGTGTATAAGGGGGGGAGTAGAAACTTAGTAACTATCGTCCTACTTCGTCTAACCGGTACAGTTGTAAATCTAAtgaaaaagattattcggatggCTGTTGTGATGACCGCATTtggaatatgggattcaagcagagagtccttgtttcaaatatgaaacGGATATGTTGAAACGAGTCAGACGACGAGGGACTAAAATGGTAGAGTGCCtctctggcctatcttatgaagacagactgagacgcgtcaacttatttccgttatctttaGGATAACGGTAATTAccgtgatctaatattggctcaTCATATATTGAACGATAACCTTGGTATTATTATGTCTTATCCTTTCCTTCCGCctaggactgatcatttgaaaGGACATTCTTAGAAAGTTCAAAGACTGAGATCAGATCATCTACGTTTGGATTTTCGTTTCTCGCACTGAGTAGGGAATTACTGAAATTCCCTTCCAGAACACGTAACATCATCTTTTTCTGTTGATATATTTGAAATGAGATTGGACCTCTTCAgtgttacaaactgcaaggattagtAAGGGTCGATAGACATCCTATTCTTagtactgaagactgaagattaATCGCTTATTAGCTCTTCAAGGTCGTGGAAAATAAGCGCGGTGGGTTTGGATGTGAGTATCAGCATGCAGAATGAAACGTTGGCATTGGGAGTAATAAAGTCTGTACAGAAACTATACCTCGAGGTGCAGTTACCCCACGGATTTTTGGGCCGAGTTAACATATATGATGTGAGTGATAAGTATACTGAACTTTTGAGGGAGTCTGCGGAGACTGGTATCATACAGGTAAATGAAATATTAGTGACCACTTTTATCTATAGGATGATCTTGTTGAACTTTCGGATATGTTCAAAGTTGGTCAGACTGTGAGATGCTTTGTTAAGGAAGCTGACAATAGTCGTGGGAGTGGTTCCACTAAAAGATATCTCGTCTCATTAAATCCGAAAATGGTGAATAAAGCTGTAATATCCAAGCATGTTAAACCTCATATGGTATTTGTTGGGTCTGTCGTTAGCGTGGAGGATCACGGTTATATAGTAGATGCTGGTGTTGCTAGAATGAACTGTTTCTTGCCCAAAGACCAAGTTGATGGTTCGTATTTTATtgactttttaaaattttcagttAACCCTGATATTGGCAGTTTGATTCCCTTTACTCCATATGTGTCAGATCCTCTGCAGGATAGTAGCTATAAACGAGTTTTAAAAGTAACCACTCGTTTGGATTCGACATTATCTCTGGTTGGCATTCATTCATTGAGTTTCATTGTATTTAGTTGAGTCCTGATTCTCGTGTAAACTTTGACTGCTTGCTCCCTGGTACCTGTCTCCATGCTTCAATTGTCAAGAAGGTCACATCGACCTTAGTTGCAGAGTTTTCagaacattttatttcaatctcACGCACGCACTACATCGGAAACAAAGAAGATTATCAAATAGGAGCCAAGGTAATTTTTAAAACTAGTTTCCAGTTTTCATTATGCTACTTTAAGTTCTTATCACTGATAAGTCTATCATGAAGTAAAAGTGAATTCCATTTCTATTGAAATTAACAGCTTATAACAAGTTGACGTTTAAGTCGTCATGGTTAtgtattaataatttcatatgaaTGGTTTTAATAAACCCCTGGTTTTACAAATAAGGACGGTCCTGCTATTAAATCTTCCTTCGATGTTGTGAAAGGTGAATAATTAGACTTTACTAATCGATACCATGTCAATTTCCCCTTGCATCTACGTTTGTCATTTGCAGAACTAAACATTGTGCTGCATTCAATGTGTGCTATATATCATTACCGTTTAAATCTTTTTTGATGGTTAAATTTTGTGTTTTCTCCTTGACTGTGTTGCAACAAATATTGTTAATGGGATATTTAGTTTTACTATAGATTTTCCGTTTCACTGTTCGAAATTATGTACGCTTATGATATCCACTATTGCTGTTTTTCATCTTTGCTATAGACATGTACTCATCTGTCGAAATATGTCCCAATTAACACTGGGTGTGATATAGCACAAATTACAAAGTTAAAACAACCACAGTtttgtgactatcgtaaccaatgtttggagattctgggtgacatgactcagaatctatcacaatggcgtaggtgtgtaCACTTTGTCTTCCCTTGAACTTTAAGATTGAAactgctttatatctttctctctaccaactaattctttcttcctgtactatatttttatatgcagtccttcttttatatattaccaccattgaattaactactttatggattcggtgttcatcttgtgctaatgag comes from Schistosoma haematobium chromosome 3, whole genome shotgun sequence and encodes:
- the PDCD11 gene encoding Protein RRP5 (EggNog:ENOG410W2AK~COG:A), with the translated sequence MQNETLALGVIKSVQKLYLEVQLPHGFLGRVNIYDVSDKYTELLRESAETGIIQDDLVELSDMFKVGQTVRCFVKEADNSRGSGSTKRYLVSLNPKMVNKAVISKHVKPHMVFVGSVVSVEDHGYIVDAGVARMNCFLPKDQVDVNPDIGSLIPFTPYVSDPLQDSSYKRVLKVTTRLDSTLSLLSPDSRVNFDCLLPGTCLHASIVKKVTSTLVAEFSEHFISISRTHYIGNKEDYQIGAKVVVCIILVDPSTKQLMGSLLPHLVNPIPSVLNISEMLSKCPVGTRFSGSLVERVNKRAVLVKLPKTNGLKAVIRIPKTGTKNNENFKSLVVGSKLTCRLTDHDFLENVAVATTNKYGIMLV